TACTGGCAGGCACCAGCAACAATGTGATAAGTGCCAGAGTAAATCAGCAGCGACAGGGGAATGATGCCTGCAAGCCACTTGATCCTCCAATCGTCATTCTGAAGAATCCACTTAACGAAACTGAAGTCGACATCAACATAAAAGCCAGGCGAGTCTGGTATAAACTTCATGATTGCCATATGATAGCCCAACGCAGGTAGCAAGATGTACCCACTCAGAACCTGCGGAGATGTGCTAAAGCGCCTGTTGAAACCAACAAAGTAGCCTGAAAGTCCTCCAGTGAGGCCAATGAGTCTCTGCGAGTCCCGTTCCGCCGCGTCGGTTACTCTCAGCTGTTTCTCCTTGCGGTGATGGCGGCGGTGGCCTTTCTTTCCACTTCCCACGTACTGTTTCCATGTTTGCCATATCCTCAGCACTGCACCACTACCCAAATGCAGTGCAATCGATGCAACCAGCAGTTTCGTTGTGAAGGACGGTAGAAGCTCTCTCACCATCATCAGAACATCGTCCGGAAGGGACCCGGGGGATAGAGCAGGCACAACTAGCGTGTTGACGGCATGTAGTGGAAAGTACAATGCAATTGGAATCGTCGAATATTTTTGCACTCTCCGTAGTCCCAGTACTACCGACCGGTTCGATACAGGATAAATCGGTATACCAAACAATTTCTTTGGTTCTTTCCTGATCTCTGGTGCTTTCCCGTCTTCGATAGGCTCTGGAGGAATCTCTTTCAGCGATATAGGATCATGTCTTGGCGAACTCATTGTTATCTGTGGAGCGAAGAAGTGCTAGAAGTGGGAATACTTGAACCCGATGCCAACCATACTAATAAGGCTACAATACAACCGAAACATATAAGAAGCTTCGGTAAAGGCAGCACCAGAGTCAATGTCGCTACCAGAATGGTGTCCTCCTTACACGGCTCGCAAGAAGTCGCCTATAAGTGGCGAAGAGGTGTACTGTATCTGCAAGAAGACCGATTCCGGAGAGTTGATGGTCGGCTGCGATGGCTGCGATGATTGGTTCCACTTCTCGTGCTTGAGGATTCCTGAGAAGTACAAGGAGCTTGTGTTTTCGTTCTACTGTCCGTACTGCCAAGCTGGGATCACTGGCCCGTCGTCAAGGGCGGCTGCTGGCCAGGTTGAAGAACGAAGGACGATCTGGAAACGCAAGTGTCGTTTGAGCGGTTGCTTCAAGCCCTGCCGGGATGCCAGCAAGTACTGCTGCGAGGAACACGGCGAGCAGTACATGAAGCAGGCGCTAGAGCGGCTGCAAGTCAAGGGACACACTCGAAGCGAGCAGGAACTGCTGGTCAAGCAGATGCTCGGATGCCTGGGAGGCTCGTCGCAGGATTTTCAGGCGTTCGGCCAGCATCCCTTCGCCGACGAGGAGGCAGTGAGGCAAGGCGATCCTTCGCTGTACGACAGGATAGTGTGCGAGGACCAAAGGCTGCAGGAGCTTCAGAACAATCAGAAAGAGCTGCAAGAACAGACC
Above is a genomic segment from Torulaspora globosa chromosome 1, complete sequence containing:
- the MCP1 gene encoding Mcp1p (ancestral locus Anc_8.649), whose product is MSSPRHDPISLKEIPPEPIEDGKAPEIRKEPKKLFGIPIYPVSNRSVVLGLRRVQKYSTIPIALYFPLHAVNTLVVPALSPGSLPDDVLMMVRELLPSFTTKLLVASIALHLGSGAVLRIWQTWKQYVGSGKKGHRRHHRKEKQLRVTDAAERDSQRLIGLTGGLSGYFVGFNRRFSTSPQVLSGYILLPALGYHMAIMKFIPDSPGFYVDVDFSFVKWILQNDDWRIKWLAGIIPLSLLIYSGTYHIVAGACQYLQIRSLQARRQWSNVLFALTLSGLVAVYRLSKWSPTLAGSTQYRKIFEKIHLL
- the SPP1 gene encoding Spp1p (ancestral locus Anc_8.650); translated protein: MSLPEWCPPYTARKKSPISGEEVYCICKKTDSGELMVGCDGCDDWFHFSCLRIPEKYKELVFSFYCPYCQAGITGPSSRAAAGQVEERRTIWKRKCRLSGCFKPCRDASKYCCEEHGEQYMKQALERLQVKGHTRSEQELLVKQMLGCLGGSSQDFQAFGQHPFADEEAVRQGDPSLYDRIVCEDQRLQELQNNQKELQEQTIPNISSTLESLRTYRQWLDDVNSKLLAAKGDSLARDKEGGRQRKKTSGKKQKKTICGYCAHWEAVPCAADEIVAQFDGTTSTIRGVCTKLNCNKHADWSSIAAEQLTNQLRSLQAHQDRLRLLISTRKEQLMIQFYERSLLHKN